The window TCACTGCTACCGGGATACCGGTCGAATCGACCGTCTATCACTCGATGACGTCCGACGCGTTTTCGAAAACCTGCCGATTCGATCGGTGAGTCTGGGGACCGGTGAGAATGGACTTCATCCGGAGTTCCACGCGATCCTGCAGTATCTGCGCGAGCGCGGCGCCACGATCGCACTGACCTCAAATGGCTACACGGCGGCGGTCCTGAGCGACGATGAGCTGCGCTCTCTGGCCGATCTCGAGTTCTCGTTGGATTTCCCGACCGAGCGAGAACAGGATTCTTGGCGTGGTCCGGGCAACTGGCGGCTGGTGCTCGATCAGACAGCACGGGCGCGGAGACTCGGAGTTCCCGTTACGATTATTGCGGTCATGATGCGGACCAACCATGACAAGCTTCCCGAGATCGGGGCCCTCGCGACCCGGCACCGCGCAAATTTCAGGGTAAATGTCTATCAGGCTGTTAAAACGGATGCGTTCTCACTCGACTATGATCAGTTTTGGACCGGCTTTCACAGGCTGTTGGAAGCCTGTCCACTAGCCGTGTGCAACGAAGCCATAGTGCGCGCGATTCTCGGATTCGATGCGGCATCGGGCGGTTGTGGCAAGGGCACCATCCGCGTGACACCGAAAGGCGAGGTCCTCCC is drawn from Candidatus Binataceae bacterium and contains these coding sequences:
- a CDS encoding radical SAM protein, whose protein sequence is MEQSPSNGFSVGLGLTNECDLACAHCYRDTGRIDRLSLDDVRRVFENLPIRSVSLGTGENGLHPEFHAILQYLRERGATIALTSNGYTAAVLSDDELRSLADLEFSLDFPTEREQDSWRGPGNWRLVLDQTARARRLGVPVTIIAVMMRTNHDKLPEIGALATRHRANFRVNVYQAVKTDAFSLDYDQFWTGFHRLLEACPLAVCNEAIVRAILGFDAASGGCGKGTIRVTPKGEVLPCVYWPRRNLGLADLEKLGAGIVNSPAFRELDRIPQFCRSCRFVELCRGGCPSRRLLRGGLDQPDEFCPFAAGKPVPSFASHPGSSRQFPKAGSACTTVFGAEEHRELQD